Genomic window (Muntiacus reevesi chromosome X, mMunRee1.1, whole genome shotgun sequence):
agttatttgacATCTGGGAAATATTTTAAGCCATTTATGCTCATCTGGTACCCCAACCCCTTGTAgtttgtttttcctggcagtttaTTGGTCCCCTGTTTATCCCTTTGTATTTTTCTGCAATAAAGGTACACGGTTAGAAGGGGCAAAGGAAGACAGTCTATCTGGATGCTGTAGCACAATATAATAATATTGAGTCTTTCCATTCCGATTGCTTTGAAAGGATAAGAATGTGCCTTATCCTAAGGGGAACAGGCATCTGCATCAGAAGTCTCATTTGGATGCTGTGGGATTTTCAAGATAGAGAGATGTTGCAAAATTTATGAGGTCAGTAGGAAAGAATGGACCAAGTTTATCTTGATTGCAAGAGAAGCAGAAACCTGCAGTCAGCTGAGGAATATGGGTCATAGTGTTGATGTTGTAATTGCGATTGGGGAGATGTTTTGTCATCACAGACATAAACAGTCTGAAACTGGCTAAGGATGGAACTctactctttaaagaaaaatttttatcaatatatttaaaCAGGGAGTAATTGATTATGCTCCATCAGTGAAAATTTGAGACATAAACAGTGGCCtggaattcaggagacctggaatCTAGTGGGCCCCCCTCGCCCCCTCTGTCATTGACTAATTATGTAGCCTTGGTGAAATCCCTGAAGATGCCTTGagcctcagttccttcatctgtaaaataaatggCTTGGACTAGATCATGGGTCTCAAACTCAAACACTTAACAGGGGCCAGGCAAGTATCATAAATGAGCAAGGCAAGACAAGTATGAGAAAAACAGTAGCTTCATGTGTGATGATAAATAAAAGCGAAGTTTCATTGTTAAAGAAATGATGGAGAGTAGTGAGTACtgtggcaatctggattccacaAGATAAGCCTAAAGGAGGCAACTGCTCCACAGCTCCAGTTCGTTGATTCCTTATGGGAATTCAGACCCAATATCGCCAAGGCCCCAACTTTTCAGGAGAAGCACTCAAGACAGGATTTTGTGGGAAATAGAATGACTTAATATTTTGACAACTGATTTTggtaattaaataaaaacactgtCTGAGCCAAACAAGCCACAGCTGTTCTTCCAATGTGACTCAGCTGGCCTATGCAACCTCTGGACTAGGTAATCTAaaggtcctttccagttctaAATCTCTGAAGTTAAGCTGTGAAAGGAAGACCTCATCTTGAACTTTGAATCAAGATGTCATTTAGACATGTTATCAGAGGAGCAAGGAAaccatttttctctcccttttcaaaTGCAATCTATTGAATCTTTTAAGATTaagtgctcttttaaaaaaattatatcaattggaggataattactttacaatattgtgatggtctctgccatacatcaacatgaatcagccataggcatatatgtgtcccctccctcctgaagatGCAAATTTCAGTAAGTACTACCCCAGCCCCCCATTTTGAATTCTCTCTGCTTTGTGGCCTCCCAAGCCATCTTTGATTTGGACCATCCATAGTGTCGAGtactctgtttcatttttatcatttaacttTGACTAGATATGATTGAAAAGCATTTATAATCTCAGTCAGCTAACCCTACAGccaggaaaaataattaaaagctcATAGACCATATCCTTGATAATGCTTATTTTCAAGGCAAATTACTTTTTTAGGTAGGTAGGAACTTGATTAGTGCTATTAGGCACATGAAGGTGTTTGGAGGACCTGGCTTTCTTATATGAAATGCAAAGATACCTCTGGAAGTGAAAATGTATTCTCATGTTGTGCCATTTATAAGCAAAGCAAACATGCTTACGTAAACCAGTAAATAGCCTTAAGAACAGAAGCAGGAACAGGATTCTTCatgcacacccccccccccatatttTATTCAGCAATAACATTGATGGACTTGGGTTAAAATCTAAAATCTTTTGTTGTAAGTGCACATACACATTTTTCCTGACTCAGAGgagaaaattgcttttttttcttctctgttttctccttccATCTTTTTCTCTCCTGGATTTCAGTTTTCCTTACAGTGTGGATGTTTCAAGCTGGCACACATGCACCAATGTCAAAGGGATCCTGtggataaatgatacaaatgaacttatttacaaagcagaaacaaaatcataggcttagaaaacaaatttatggttaccaaaggggaaaggtgaaggggagggataaattgggagtttgggattgacatacacactactatttttaaaatagataactgggatttcgctggtggtccagtggctaagactctgtgctcccaatgcaggggacctaggttggatccccagttggggaactagcTCCTGCATACCACAAATAAGACCTGGTGAAGcctaataattaaataaatattttttttaaattagataatcaacaaagactttactgtatagcacagggaactctgttcaatatttcataataatctaaataaaagaatttgaaaaaggatacatgtgtatgtagaactgaatcactttgctgtacaactgaaactaacataacattgtaaatcaactatagtccaatataaaataaacatctttaaGAAAAGAGAGATCCTGTGGAGAATGGCAGCTGGCCAATGCTCTTTCCTATTAGGAGCCAGAGGTCTAGAGAGCATATAAATCTCTGAATTTGTCtttggtctctttttctgttaaatTTCATTGCCATTATCATTTTCTCCTCCCATCACTTCTCACCCTGTATTATTTGCTTCCTTCTTACTCTTTTatttactcagcaaatatttatcaaatgcccACTATGTGATAAGGGCAGTGGGTGAGATAAATATAGCCCTTAGCCTGTCAGGAAAGACAGCTTAAATTTTGACACAACTGTTCCAACTTATCATAAGAAACAGTCCACAGTTTCCattcatttctgtgtgtgtggggggattcCAAATCAAAGAAAATTTTCCTCTTTTGTAGAGAAATAATGAAGTTTAAAAGGCTGTTGTTCCCTAACAGGTCAAGAGGCCCCCAGAACAAGCTTTAAAGAGGTCTTTTGAGGTTCCCTAGGTATATAGTACATTGGGTTCTGAGTTGCCAAGTCTTTTTAAGTACCTTTGTTGCTAAATGGctttcatttgtatcctttaaattatttaaaaaatttttattggagtatagttgatttataagcATCCCTGTGTATTTGAGAGTTTTTTTTCCCAGACCCCCTCTAAGACATTTTGGCTGAGATAGTTATACTTGTGGGTTTTGTCTTGAAAAAGCAGAGCTCAAAAGACCTGAGTATGAAGCTGGAAGGTTTGAATAAGCAACATTTGTCCTCAGGAACTTAAGGTGTTAGGAAAACCAGAGCCTTTTGGAACCTTCATCATTTTCTCTCAACACATTATTAATGTTTTTGTATTCCAGTCATTTTTCTGTCATAGACTTATTCTTAAGGAGACAAAGCAATTTCTAAGTCCTCAAATACTTCTGAATTGGTGTTCTTAGGTTGGTTGATGACTGAATAAACACAAAAGATTTAGACTCAAGTGATTTGTAGAAGGCATTTCCAACTGTTTGACTCATGAAAATTGAATAGAACAGGAGTGAAAAAATGGCAGAAAAATATCACAACCTTTCTGAGTTATTTATCCCCCCTCACCACCAATTTCTTTCCTAGGACAGCTTTAGTTAAGTTCCCATGATGCTTTACTTCTGCAGATGTTTGGAGGCCATGATTAAATACCTCACACTGTGGAAGAAAGAGGGGCAGGAGGAGCCCTATGTCAGCCTCACCCGAAAGAAGATGCTAATAAATGGCGAGGAGGTGCTGATAGAATGGGAGGTGGGCCACTCCATCCGGACCCTGGCTATGCACCGCAATGCCTACAAACGTATGTCACAGATTCAAGCCTTCCTGGGCTCAGTGCCCCAGCTTACCTATCAGCTCTATGTGACTCTGATCTCTGCAGAGGTCCCCTTGGGTAGAGGTGAGTGGGGTCAGGCGAGGGGCGGGTTCCACTGAAATCAAGGGTCTTAGAAATCTAGACCTGAACTGTCCAATATACTGGCCACCAGCTTCCTGtgactatttaaattaaaatttaaaatgtacttcCTTGGTcatactagccacatttcaagtactcaGCAGCTATGTATACCTCATGATTACTGTATTGATATTATAGAGCTTTCTGTTGAACAGCACCAATAGTCAACTTGCAGAGTCAGATAGCTCAGGCCTGCCAGATTTCTTAAACCTAGGTAAGGTATTTAAACTAAAAATGCCATGGATAAACTGTCTCTGGGCCCAGAAGAAGTGAGTAATACCAGCAGCCAGGTAGGACATTTTTCCTACCCACAGCATTTACATTGATTGAGGGTGTTTGGTTGGTTGGTATAGGGATGACTGCCTTTTAATAAGAGTTTCCCTAATATTCTGATCATGAGAAAACATAATCACTGGGTGAAAACTCCTTTTATAACTTAAATTCCATACTCAGGCCTAAGTCAGTTAAtacaggaatctgcattttttgaAAGTACCCTGATTGATTCTGATCAGCCACTTTTGGGAATCACTGATTGAATCACTCCTTCCTTCCATCTCcagtggagagaaagaaaaatggtatgGATTGAATACTGGTTTGAGTCAGGCCTGGCCCCATTTCTGACCTTCTCTGTGTTCTTTAGAAGAAGTTACCAAAGAGGTCACTGTCTTAATCTCCCATTTGTAAAAGAGGGATCCTGGGATGAGTAGACCTCTAGCAGAGGATGAAGTGTGAGTCAGTGTTTTCAAAAGTTGAGATAAAGTACTGTTAATGACTTTTAACAGCCTGAGATTAGCTTCATCTACTTGGACCTGAGCTGCTACAGCTGTGGGTACAGCTTTGGACCATTTTCTTATTATTACCTGTTGACCCTGCTTCACAAAGCTCCATGTTTCAAATAAGTGTAGGGAGgaaatgtgtctctttttctctgctaAGAATTGTTCATGAAGTTTTGCTGGTCTTGAAGCTTTCTGCATACCTAGAATTGAAGGTAGTTGGGGAGAAAAGTCTCTGGAAATGATTTCTCCTGAGAATTTTGAGGGTAAATAAATcacttaattaaaatattatgcaTCATAAAAGTAATTCATGCACAGAACGAATGGCCTGCAGGTAATTGTATATGCACATACTATTTCTACAAAGATATGCAAGAAACGATTTACTTCTAGGGAGTGAAAATGAGCAGTCACCTGGCTTTTAGCTTTTACTTTATACCCTTTTATatgttttgaatttctttttgccatgatcatatattactatttttggtccttatttttttttaattataaaaatcagaCATGATTATGGTAAAGATTCAAAACTGTactgaatatattaaaataggAGAGGTAATCTCATTTCCCAAAGGTAATCTGTTTACCATTTAATGTATATCCTTCCAGACTTCTTTTTACTGTGTAAATATAAACatgtatacaatatatatgtgtgtgtatgccaccctggtggctcagatggtaaagaatctacctgcaatgcaggaaatgtgggttcaatccctgggtcaggaaaatctcctggaaaaggaaatggcaacccactccagtattcttgcctgggaaaccccacagacataggagcctggcaggctacagtccatggggtcacaaagagtcagacaagactgagcacatgACCCATATATATTTGCCCAAAAAGGACTGTATTAAACATTCTTTTCAGCAACATGTTTTTTCAAAAGTATACCAATGTTTATTCAATACTTAAttacatatacttatatataataattatatatgcatatatgataattttgataaatatactatatatttcttttatatgaaTTGGACCATTCTTTCTTACTTCCCTGATTTTCTGCTGGTAGGattaaagtttattatttaaaGTGTCTGTGTACTGGAATGAGATTCTGTAGAATAACTTCTTAGCAGTagaattgctgggagaaaagatATGCATGTTTAGAATTTCGTCAGTACTGCCAAAAGGTTGCATGAATTTGTATTCCCAAGTGTATGAATGTGCCTGTTTCTTCATATCTTAAGCTAAATACCTGTATAATTATAAGATGATTGTTTTAATAATTTGCTTTATGAGTGAAGCTGAACATCATTTCATGTTTGGACGTTCTGTTCTTATCTATATATGGTACTATATATGGTACTTTTTCTAGTgtgatgtttgttttttccttattcatttgGATGAACTATTCACTTATTCTGCCTATTCCTTTCCAGCTGTGGAtaagtgtgtatgtatacatttgtataatgttctgtatgtgtgtgcatacacacattttaaatgtgcatatatatgtcatACTTGTAAGAGATGTGCAGCACACTATGTGTAAGGGACAATATACTTGTATTTTCTGGCATTTTGAagtattaaatttttatatattcaaattctTTATTGCTTTTAGGTCTTGTGCCTTTCTTACAAAGGCCTTTCACAGCTCATATCTGATAGAGCAGTTTAGCCTGATCTTCCAaacagaatgaattttcagtttgTCAATTCCCCCACCAgaacacaaaacaaagcaaaacaataacaatgaaagaaaaaacattttattgagaATGTGACTGGGATTGCACTCAATTATTTAGGTTATTTTGGAGGGAGTTTACGTGTTTTGCAGGATCAGTCAATTTCATGTTAGAAGATAATTGAGCtctctatttcatttaatatttagaaatgactttattgaggtatgaaaGACAAAAACCTCTACCTCTATCTCCTATTTAATGTGTACAACTTGATGAGTTTGGAGATAAATATACCTCCATGAAGCATCACTACACTCTATGCCATAAATATGTAAGAACTCTAACAAGAAAATTAGAGTCAGTCCTGGGTATCTGCAGGGGTTTGTTTCAGGGACCCCCTacagataccaaaatctgcaAATGCTCAAatctcttatataaaatggtgtaataTTTGCATATGACCTGTGtacatcctcccatatactttacatcatctctaggttacttataatacctaatacaatgtaaatgctatgtaaatagttgccagtgcatggcaaattcaagttctgCTTTTTGGAACTTACTGGAATTTTTTCCCAAGTATTTTCCATACATGttttggttgaatctgtggatgcagaGGGCCAACTATATACAACTTGACTGAGGtacatttcattaaatattttaaaatatacttcagtaaaattgtATCATTTTCTTGTTATAGGTCTTACACATTTTTGTGAGGCCTATGTCTAGGTGTTCTATCAGTTTTTAAATCACCTAATTTCCTAAGTGTCAGGGTAGTGCCTGTGTAAGTTAAATGTATCTCCTGCACTTTAGGAAATAGagaatggtgatgatgatgatagaggCTAGCAGATAGAGTTTACTATGTTCCGGGGATTTCTCTAATGTAATGATTTCATTTAAATCTTCACAGCAATGTTATAAGATACTTGTTATTATCCAcatcttacaaatgagaaaacagaggcactgAGAAGTTAAACAAATTCCTGGAGGTTCCATAACTAATGAATGGCAAAAAGGATTGGCATCTAGGACATCCACCTTTAGAACCTATATTTCTAATTATGAAGTGacaatgttagtcactcagtcgtgtttgactctttgcgacctcatggactgtagccctccaggttcctctgtccttgtgattttccaggcaagaatactggagagggttgacatttcctcctccaggggaagtatccaacctagggatcaaactcaggtctcctgcattgcaggcagattctttaccacctgagtcaccagggaagcccaactatatCACTATACAAAGGTTGTAGGGGAAGTTTTCTGCAAGGCcttattttcaattctttggtgatttCTCCTATTAAAAACTTTCTGATGATACCCTCTCTCTTAAGGTTTTGTAAACTactttttgctttcacttttcctcaTTTTCACCCACCCTCCTATCTTCTCCTTGCTACCCCCCTTTTTATCTGTTTGCTCTGGGAGGCTATCTGGATCAGCATAGATGAGCAAATTCACTAGCAGCATTATGACCTCTTATGGCATGTGTCTATTTTTAGAGAGACAGATGGAAGGTGTTTTTACATTAATTGGAAGCATCAGGCTTTCTGCCTTTTATTACACTACTATCAACAAATGAGTTTTCAGTTAAGGGAAAGCATCACCACATTTGGCCAGCTATACATGTGCCCTGATGTTCCAAACTCCATAAGGAGCATCAACTCTTGAGAATGGCACTGAGTGTGGTTTATACAGCCAAGAGTTTATCAAATAATCCTTTTGTACTccttaaactaatacaatgttatatgtcaattatatcccaatacaactagaaaaaattataaataattaaaaataaagctaagagTAGACACTTTGAGTCTCCCATTCCAGTACTTGGAACCGCAACCCTATACTTAGAGCTGGAAAAGATCTTGGAAACAAAGCTGTGCTTCTTTTTGGCTTTCCAGGGGGAGGTCTTTGCTTCTCTTGCAGATTAGATTGACATTTCAATGGCTGTAATTCCCTGAATCCAGTGTTTTTATGATAACAGAAAGCTCCAGTGTTTCTTTTGGATGAGTACACTTGGACCCCTCATTCTCCTTGAGAGAGCTAGATCTTTCTTAGTGACCAGTATCCTCTGatataaaggaaggaagaaaaagaaagggtcaCTGGAGTTGAGACTCAGGAGAGCAAGTTAGGGAGCATACTGATCCTTCAGTGATATGGATGTTATGGGCTAggaagtggtttttaaaaaatttttaaaccattCTGCCAGAAATTTGGGGATTCCTAAAGTTTGCCACACCATTGATGTGATAAACTGGCATTGCTGGTGATTAATACAAGCAACTCTAGAATATATCAGTGACCTAGGAGATTGAGGCACGTAGATATTCAGTGATTTGCACAAGCTTCCGCACTGTTGAACCAAGGACATCTAatcataagtattttattctgtcTCTCTAAATTCAGAATTCTTCATTAATTCCACAAACATTTGTCGAGCACCTACTATACTCCAGGCAGTGTGCTAGGTTCTGgtgatacagcagtgaacaaaatataCATGGCCCTTTCTGCCCTCTTGGAATTTCcaggatatattttatattctagaaacacacacaaacaagatTACTTCCTTGGAGAAGATATTCCTCAAAGCAGGGACTTCTATAACCAAAAGCGTTCTCTCTGAGTCTCCTAAGACAGGATTTTTTGCAGATAGAgttctctctgcctccagcaTTGTTTTCTCAGGTTTCATCAGGTAGATGCTGCTTATCCCTTTATATGTACTCTTCTTTTGTTAGTGACCTCTCAGTGCTagtactgaaagtgttagttgtgtctgactcttctatgaccccatggactgtagccctccaggctcctctatccatggaattctccaggcaagaatactggagtgggttgccatttcctcctccaggggatcttcccagcccagggatcaaacccacatctcctgtgtctcctgcatggcaggcagattctttatgatctgagtcaccagggaagccttcaatgCTTGTTCTGAGACtcactttttttaaatgtttattttgcatGTTTATATGATTATTAAAGTATTACAGTACATGttcatttctaatttcatggGAAATTTAGaaactagagaaatgaaaaactgcTACAGTCCCTATCACACAAAAataattagtttattttcatttttttctgtgaatgcTCCTGGTTTACACAGCTGTGTTCATTCATAGGTTTTCTCTTAATTTAAGCCCTCAAGTCTTGCCTATCATCTCtctggatctctgggtcagagtACAAAGTTCATCAACATTGACtcctattttttctgttttttctttcttacagcaGTGCTTATAGTCTTTTCCCTGATATCTGTCACCTATGGGGCTACCCTCTGCAACATGTTGGCCATCCAGATCAAGTATGATGAATACAAGATTCGCCTTGGGCCACTAGAAGTCCTTTGCATCACCATTTGGCGGACATTGGAGATCACCTCCCGCCTCGTGATTCTCGTGCTCTTTTCAGCCACCTTGAAGTTGAAAGCTGTGCCCTTCTTACTGCTGAACTTCCTGATCATCCTCTTTGAGCCTTGGGTGAAGTTCTGGAGGAGTGGTGCCCAGATGCCCAATAACATTGAGAAAAATTTCAGCCGAGTGGGCACCCTGGTGGTGTTGATTTCCATTACTGTCCTCTACGCTGGCATCAACTTCTCTTGCTGGTCAGCTTTGCAGTTGAAGTTAGCAGATAGGGACCTTGTTGAGAAAGGTCAGAACTGGGGACACATGGGCCTGCACTATAGTGTGAGATTGATAGAGAATGTGATCATGGTCTTGGTTTTTAAGTTCTTTGGAGTTAAAGTGTTACTGAATTACTGTCATTCCTTGATCGCCTTGCAGCTCGTTATTGCTTATCTGATTTCCATTGGTTTCATGCTCCTGTTCTTCCAGTACTTGCATCCATTGCGCTCACTCTTCACTCACAATGTAGTGGACTACCTCCACTGTGTATGCTCCCATCGACACCCTCAGGGCAGGGTTGAGAACTCAGAGCCATCTGCTGATGCTGAAGCAAGGCAAAGCATTGCCTGATTCTATCTTTCAGATATTTGGGAATGGGTTGGGGGATGCCAAGACCAGCTGTAGAATTGAAGGAGATGATGAGGCTCTTGGGTGAATATCTACCAGGATATTTTTTTGAGTTTTCTGGTAAGTCTATCAGAAGAAAGAGCAGCCCTCAAGTAGATTTTATTTCCGTAAGATTGACTGCAATGTTTGAACACCAAGGTAACTACTACATATCCGGGAGGGTCAGAGATGTCATTCATATTCCATCCACCCTGGTCAGCTGTCTGGCTGCCCTGTGAGATACCTTATATCCATGCACCTAAGGCTGTCTGTGACTTTTAAGCTCTGCTCATTCCCTTGAGCATTACTGAGCTTTCtgtggactgaactgaatgactcagAATACCACCAGAATATATCCTGACTGAACAGAGGATGTGACTGCTTACAACCTATGGGTACTGCCCAGGAAACTGTTTGACTAATGTGGAATCTGTAACTGTGAACGTGACTGGAGTCTTTCAATTCCAGTGAGAAACAGTGATTAAGAGGTAAACCCCCACTATTGAAAGAGCTGTCCCacaaatgagttagctctcctTTAGGACTTTACTAGTGATCATtcatcagggatttttttttccaagcagcCCTTCAAAGACACACTATGAGGAGGGAGTACAGAGTAGTATTCATTCAAGGCATAAAGCAGCATGACTGTTTATCTTAGGGACCTGCATGAGCCTCCAGTGTGCTGAGTGGAGTGGTTGAGTCAAAGCTCGCTCTTCTTGCCTCTTTATCAAGGATTCCCTCCAACCTGGCTTTGTTGTGCTCTTTGACCAATTCTGATGTAGATCTCAGAGAAGCTGAACTGTAATTGAAAATGTTTCTAATGTgtggaagaaatgaaaattgcTTTGTGTCTCCTACTTTCCTGAGTATtttgttgattcatttttttcagagaacAAGAGAGGTATTAATACCTAGGACATCAACTTTATGTTGTTTGGAGTTGGGAGAGTGGCTAACACCCCAAGGTGGAGTGAAGACAGAGGAGGAAAACCAGATCACGTTAAATCATCATCGGTACTGCTTTCTGCccacaagattttattttctaataaggAGCATGTGCTTATCAACCATCTGCTCATTCCTAC
Coding sequences:
- the XKRX gene encoding XK-related protein 2 — translated: MDQVFEIPEEPNVEPTSSLEEDVIRGANPRFTFPFGILFSTFLYCGEAASALYMVRIYRKNSETYWMTYTFSFFMFSSIMVQLTLIFVHRDLAKDKPLSLFMHLILLGPVIRCLEAMIKYLTLWKKEGQEEPYVSLTRKKMLINGEEVLIEWEVGHSIRTLAMHRNAYKRMSQIQAFLGSVPQLTYQLYVTLISAEVPLGRAVLIVFSLISVTYGATLCNMLAIQIKYDEYKIRLGPLEVLCITIWRTLEITSRLVILVLFSATLKLKAVPFLLLNFLIILFEPWVKFWRSGAQMPNNIEKNFSRVGTLVVLISITVLYAGINFSCWSALQLKLADRDLVEKGQNWGHMGLHYSVRLIENVIMVLVFKFFGVKVLLNYCHSLIALQLVIAYLISIGFMLLFFQYLHPLRSLFTHNVVDYLHCVCSHRHPQGRVENSEPSADAEARQSIA